In the genome of Nocardioides sp. NBC_00368, the window GTCGGCGTCCTCGGCCAGATCGTTGAGGCTCAGCAGCCGCTTGATGAACGGGAACGCGACGCCGGGCCGGAGCTGCTCGTCGATGCGCTCGTCCTGATAGCGGCGGTAGGCCTCCTCGCCGTGCTCGCGGAAGTAGGCGTCCGACTCGGTCAGGTCGAAGAGCGCGCTCGACGCGATCCCGACCACCAACCGCCCGCTCAGCTCGTATCCCACGCTCCGCAACCTACCGCTCGCCTCCGACACCGGGCCGGGGCGTTTGGGTATGAGGAGCGCTGAATCGGGTACCGGGAACGTCGGTGAAGGAGGTAGTGATGCCGACGAGCGAGCGTGAGCACCACTCCGGGCGTAGCAGCGGCGAGATGCCGTCAGAGGTAGGAGACCATCTCGGGGTGTTCGACCGATTCGCCACCCACGCGAGCAACTTCGTGTCGCGGGCGTGGTTCTTCATGATGTGCGTGCTGCTGGTGGTGATCTGGGCACCGTCCGTCTTCGTGCTGCCCGATGTGGACACCTGGCAGCTGATCATCAACACCGCCACGACGATCATCACGTTCCTGCTGGTGGCGCTCCTGCAGAACACCCAGAAGCGAGCGGACGACGCCGTTCAGCAGAAGCTCAACGCCATCGCCGGAGGTCTCTCCGACATGATGGAAAGGCTGGCCCGTGACCACCCCGAGCTGCGTGACGACCGCGACGAGCTTCGCCAGGCGGTCGGTCTGGAGGAACGGGAAAGCGCGGAATGACGGGCCCCGAGCCTGAGGACCACCACTACGTACGCGACCAGTTCTCGGCCGCCGCCCACGCCCTCGCCGGCGTTGCCGGGTCGGCCTGGGCCAGCGGGATCAGCATGATCGTCGTCGCGGGGTTGCTGATCGCCGGTCTCGTCTCCGGGTTCGCCTCGTGGTGGCACAGCCTCGTCTACGCGACTGCCTCCATGGTCAGCCTGCTGGTGCTCTTCAGCATCCAGCACATGACCAACCGGCAGACCAAGGCCATCCTGCTCAAGCTCGATGAGCTCGTCGAGAGCGTCGACGGCGCGGACAACGACGTCATCGCCATGGAGGATCGAGATCTGGCGGACCAGGAGCACATCCGCCGCCGGCACCAGCGGTAGCCGGTGAGGGTCAGGCGACCTTGGTGACGCGGAGGAACTCCTGGATGTCGAAGACGGCGCGGACGATGCCGGCGGCCTTGGGGAGCAGGGGCGCGACCTCGGCGTAGGGGACGACCCGCGGGTCGGTGACGCGGTGTTCGACGCCGTCGTGGACGATCGTGGCCGAGTTGGCGGCCAGCACGTTCTGGGCCCAGTCGACCTTCGAGGTGTAGGGCAGGTTGATGACGAAGCCGTCGGGGGTCGGGAACGGCGTGATCGGGGTGGCGTACTCCCGCCCGCTCGCACGGCCCACGTGGAGGACGACGCCGTTGGTGACACCTTCCCCGCCGGCGGTCTTCAGCGCCTCGGAGGCGAACCGCTTCGAGAAGGCGCGGATGCGGTCCTGGAGCCAGGGCGACTTGTTGCGCATGCCGATCACGAAAGCGGCACCCGCGCCCGCTACACCGGCGGCCAGCAGACCCGGGATCACTCGACTCAGTCGCATGCGCCAAACCTACCTCGCACCCCCGTAACGGCTCGGGTGACAGATAACGTGGGCGCGGTCACACTGGAGGTCTCGACCGAGCACCAGCAAGGAGGAAGCGCGAGGATGCGGCCCTGGAAGCGAACCCACCTGGGCACAGAAGCCGATCGGGCGACCTTCCGTACCCTGCACAACGCATCGCTGGCCAGCCCGGCCTTGCGTGGCGGTCTGACCGTCGACAGCGCCGAGCGCGCGGCCCCGCACCTGCAGGCGCTCCTGGCCGCGCCCGCGCTCGCGATCACCGACACCGACGGCCTGCTCGCCTGGGAGGGCATCGGCACCCATCACCAGGAGCACGTGACCAAGCTGGCCGAGGGCACGCTCGAGCGCGGCGCGACCCGGTTCTACGACCGAGTCGATCTCGAGTGCGGCCAGGCCGGCTGCCCGATCCACTCCGCCGTGGTCAGCCCGCTGGTCGTCGACGACCATCTGGTCGGCACGCTGCAGGCCTACGCCCCGGACACCTCCGCGATGATGGTCCGCGCCACCGACGAGGTCGCGACCTGGGTCTCCGGGCAGCTCGAGCTCGCCGAGCTCGACGCGTCGCGTCGGCGCCTGATGGAGGCCGAGGTGCGCGCGCTCCGCGCTCAGATCAGCCCCCACTTCATCTACAACTCGCTGGGCGCGATCGCCAGCTTCGTACGCACGGATCCGGAGCGTGCGCGCGAGCTGCTCCTCGAGTTCGCCGACTTCACCCGCTACTCCTTCCGGACGCACGGCGAATACACGACGCTGTCCGAGGAGCTCCGCTCCGTGGAGCGCTACCTGCTCCTGGAGCAGGCCCGGTTCGGCGAGCGGCTCTCGGTCCGGCTGTCGGTCGCGCCCGAGGTGCTGCCCATCGCGGTGCCGTTCCTGTGCCTGCAGCCGCTGGTCGAGAATGCCGTACGCCACGGCCTGGCCGACGCGCAGACCGGCCACATCTCCATCCGGGCCGCCGACAGCGGCACCGAGTGCGTGATCGAGGTCGAGGACGACGGCGCCGGCGAGGACCCGGAGAAGGTGCGCAACGCGCTGGCCGGCGGCGCCGACTCCGTCGGGCTCGGCAACGTCGACGCCCGGCTCCGCAACGCCTACGGCGACGACTACGGCCTGGTCGTCGAGACCGCCCACGGCGCCGGCACGAAGGTCATCCTCAGAATCCCGAAGTTCGCCCCAGGAGTGCACACATGAACGGCCGTACGACGCAGGCCTTCGCCGCCAGACAGGGAGCGCCGGGAGGCCGGCTCCGCATCCTGGTCGTCGACGACGAGCCGCCCGCGGCCGACGAGCTCTCCTATCTGCTGACGCAGGACGCCCGGGTGGCGGAGGTGCGCACGTGCCTCAACGCGACCGACGGGCTGCAGCAGCTGCAGGGGTCGGGCGTGGATGCGGTGTTCCTCGACATCCAGATGCCGGGGCTGAACGGGCTCGAGCTGGCCCGGCTGCTGGCGCGCTTCAAGACGCCGCCGGCCGTCGTGTTCGTGACCGCTCACGAGGAGCACGCGCTGGAGGCGTTCGACCTGCGCGCGGTCGACTACGTGCTCAAGCCGGTGCGCGCGGAGCGGCTGGCCGAGACCGTCACCCGGCTGATGGGCAGCATGCCGGAGGAGGAGCCGAGCGGCGACATCCAGATCCCGGTCGAGCTCGGCGGCGTCACCCGCTTCGTGTGGCGCTCCCAGATCACCCACGTCGAGGCGCAGGGCGACTACGCCCGGCTGCACACCGCCGACGCCTCCCACCTGGTGCGGGTCCCGCTGACGCAGCTGGAGCAGGAGTGGGCATCCGCCCGGTTCGTACGCATCCACCGCTCCCTCCTCGTCAACCTCGCCCACGTGACGGAGGTGCGGTCGGAGGCCGGGCGCTGCTCGGTCGTCGTCGGCGGCGCGTCCCGCGGCACCGAGCTGCAGGTCAGCCGCCGCCACACGCGCCAGCTCAAGGACCTGCTCGCCCGACGCTCATGAACCGATCCGATGACTGAACCCCAACGCGTACGCGTCACCGGCCCGCCCCGGCGTCGCCCGGCCGTCCGACGGGTCGACGTCGACGAGGACACCCGCCTCGGCGAGGTCTACCTCGGCTCCCTGATGCGTGCCCAGCTCTCGATCGCCCTTCGGACCCTGGCCGTGCTCTTCCTCGGCGTCGGCTCGCTCCCGCTGCTGTTCTGGCTGGCTCCGGGCCTGGTCCACACCTCGCCGTTCGGCATCCCGCTGCCCTGGCTGCTCCTCGGCGTGCTGGTCTACCCGTTCCTGTTCCTCCTCGGCCGCTGGTACCTGCGCGGCGCGGAGCGCAACGAGGCCAGCTACGCCGACCTCCTGAAGCCGGACGACGAGACGCCATGACCCTCGACTCCGCCCCGGCGATCGTCGCGGTCACCCTGGTCACCCTGGCGACGCTGACCATCGGCACCTGGGGGCTGCGGTTCAGCCGGACCACGAGCGACT includes:
- a CDS encoding LytR/AlgR family response regulator transcription factor, which produces MNGRTTQAFAARQGAPGGRLRILVVDDEPPAADELSYLLTQDARVAEVRTCLNATDGLQQLQGSGVDAVFLDIQMPGLNGLELARLLARFKTPPAVVFVTAHEEHALEAFDLRAVDYVLKPVRAERLAETVTRLMGSMPEEEPSGDIQIPVELGGVTRFVWRSQITHVEAQGDYARLHTADASHLVRVPLTQLEQEWASARFVRIHRSLLVNLAHVTEVRSEAGRCSVVVGGASRGTELQVSRRHTRQLKDLLARRS
- a CDS encoding low affinity iron permease family protein, with product MTGPEPEDHHYVRDQFSAAAHALAGVAGSAWASGISMIVVAGLLIAGLVSGFASWWHSLVYATASMVSLLVLFSIQHMTNRQTKAILLKLDELVESVDGADNDVIAMEDRDLADQEHIRRRHQR
- a CDS encoding low affinity iron permease family protein — its product is MPTSEREHHSGRSSGEMPSEVGDHLGVFDRFATHASNFVSRAWFFMMCVLLVVIWAPSVFVLPDVDTWQLIINTATTIITFLLVALLQNTQKRADDAVQQKLNAIAGGLSDMMERLARDHPELRDDRDELRQAVGLEERESAE
- a CDS encoding sensor histidine kinase; translated protein: MRPWKRTHLGTEADRATFRTLHNASLASPALRGGLTVDSAERAAPHLQALLAAPALAITDTDGLLAWEGIGTHHQEHVTKLAEGTLERGATRFYDRVDLECGQAGCPIHSAVVSPLVVDDHLVGTLQAYAPDTSAMMVRATDEVATWVSGQLELAELDASRRRLMEAEVRALRAQISPHFIYNSLGAIASFVRTDPERARELLLEFADFTRYSFRTHGEYTTLSEELRSVERYLLLEQARFGERLSVRLSVAPEVLPIAVPFLCLQPLVENAVRHGLADAQTGHISIRAADSGTECVIEVEDDGAGEDPEKVRNALAGGADSVGLGNVDARLRNAYGDDYGLVVETAHGAGTKVILRIPKFAPGVHT